In Nicotiana tabacum cultivar K326 chromosome 17, ASM71507v2, whole genome shotgun sequence, one DNA window encodes the following:
- the LOC107759674 gene encoding serine/threonine-protein kinase STY13-like — protein MVDTKDFLNLEPSLSNPFGKFSDIDDFCAQNVVHIDKKLFIDLHQLSIGPLLSEGPYSLVYEGLYKSMPVAIKIIQPDRSANVSPERKEKFQREVLLLSKVKHDNIVKFIGASMEPAMMLVTELMRGGTLQKYLWSIRPHCPDLKLSLSFALGISRAMEYLHAIGIIHRDLKPSNLLLTEDKTKVKLADFGLAREEADSEMTTEAGAYRWMAPEMFSIDPIKIGVKKYYNHKVDVYSFSMVLWELLTNSTPFKGRSNIMVAYATATKLRPSMDNIPREIEPLLSSCWAEDPADRPEFEQISDFIANILRNVCTSETTSPNLFEMENPTSKELVNSPGTNYLMDRDAETSKKKTRSSCCCFMTAYDDSL, from the exons ATGGTGGATACAAAAGATTTTCTCAATCTTGAACCTTCTCTCTCTAACCCATTTGGGAAATTTTCTGACATTGATGATTTTTGTGCTCAAAATGTTGTCCACATTGACAAGAAGCTATTCATCGATCTACACCAGCTTTCTATTGGTCCTTTGCTCAGTGAAGGTCCCTATTCACTCGTTTATGAAGGATT ATATAAATCCATGCCTGTTGCAATAAAAATAATACAGCCAGACAGATCGGCAAATGTGAGTCCCGAGCGGAAAGAAAAATTTCAGAGGGAGGTCCTTTTGCTATCTAAAGTGAAGCATGACAATATTGTGAAG TTTATTGGTGCCTCCATGGAACCGGCAATGATGTTAGTTACAGAGCTAATGAGAGGCGGCACGCTTCAGAAGTACTTGTGGAGCATCAGACCACATTGTCCGGATCTGAAACTTTCTCTAAGTTTTGCGTTGGGAATCTCTCGAGCAATGGAGTATTTGCATGCAATTGGAATTATTCACCGCGATTTGAAGCCAA GTAACTTACTCCTCACAGAAGACAAGACAAAAGTTAAACTAGCTGACTTTGGGTTAGCTAGGGAGGAGGCAGACTCTGAAATGACAACAGAAGCTGGTGCATACCGCTGGATGGCTCCGGAG ATGTTCAGCATTGACCCAATTAAAATTGGAGTGAAGAAATACTACAATCATAAAGTGGATGTCTACAGTTTCTCAATGGTTCTGTGGGAGCTTCTCACCAACAGCACTCCGTTTAAGGGACGAAGCAACATTATGGTGGCATATGCTACAGCTACG AAATTGCGTCCTAGCATGGATAACATTCCGAGGGAGATAGAACCCCTTCTTAGCTCTTGCTGGGCAGAGGATCCAGCAGACCGACCAGAATTTGAGCAAATATCAGATTTCATCGCGAATATTCTTCGCAATGTGTGCACCTCGGAGACGACTTCTCCAAATCTGTTTGAGATGGAGAATCCCACAAGCAAAGAGTTGGTCAATTCTCCTGGCACAAATTATTTGATGGACAGGGATGCAGAAACTAGCAAGAAAAAAACAAGGAGTTCATGTTGTTGCTTCATGACTGCCTATGATGATTCTCTCTGA
- the LOC107759670 gene encoding G-box-binding factor 1 isoform X4: MGAGEESTPTKPSKPASTQETQTTPSYPDWSSSMQAYYSAGATPPFFASPVASPAPHPYLWGGQHPLMPPYGTPVPYPALYPPAGVYAHPNMAATPNTVQANLESNGKDPEGKDRSTNKKLKASSGGKAGDGGKVASGSGNDGATQSDDSRSEGTSDTNDENDNHEFAASKKGSFDQMLADGASAQNNPTTANYQTSMHANPVTVHATNLNIGMDVWNASSAGPGAIIIQPNVNGPVIGHEGRMNDQWVQDERELKRQKRKQSNRESARRSRLRKQAECEELQRRVEALSSENHSLKDELQRLSEECEKLTSENSLIKEELTRLCGPDAVSKLESNGNATHEEAS, from the exons ATGGGAGCTGGGGAAGAGAGCACCCCTACAAAGCCTTCAAAACCGGCTTCAACTCAG GAGACACAAACTACACCCTCATATCCTGATTGGTCAAGCTCTATGCAG GCTTATTATAGCGCTGGAGCTACTCCTCCCTTCTTTGCCTCACCTGTTGCTTCTCCTGCTCCCCACCCATACTTATGGGGAGGCCAG CATCCTCTTATGCCTCCTTATGGGACTCCAGTCCCATATCCAGCTTTATATCCTCCTGCCGGAGTTTATGCTCATCCTAACATGGCCGCG ACTCCAAACACAGTGCAGGCAAACCTTGAATCAAACGGGAAGGATCCTGAAGGAAAGGATCGGAGTACAAACAAAAAGTTAAAGGCCAGTTCTGGTGGCAAGGCGGGCGACGGCGGGAAAGTTGCTTCAGGTTCTGGAAATGATGGTGCCACACAAAG TGATGACAGCAGAAGTGAAGGTACATCAGatacaaatgatgaaaatgatAACCAC GAATTTGCTGCAAGCAAGAAGGGAAGCTTTGATCAAATGCTTGCCGATG GAGCCAGTGCGCAGAATAATCCCACAACAGCGAATTACCAGACCTCTATGCATGCAAATCCTGTCACTGTGCATGCAACTAACCTAAATATTGGAATGGATGTGTGGAATGCATCATCTGCCGGTCCTGGAGCGATCATAATACAGCCAAATGTGAATGGTCCAGTTATAGGACATGAAGGAAGGATGAATGATCAATGGGTTCAg GACGAACGTGAACTTAAAAGACAAAAGAGAAAGCAATCTAATAGGGAGTCAGCTAGGAGGTCAAGGCTACGCAAGCAG GCTGAGTGTGAAGAGCTGCAGCGTAGGGTAGAAGCTTTGAGCAGCGAGAATCATTCACTCAAAGATGAGCTCCAACGGCTCTCTGAGGAATGTGAGAAGCTTACCTCAGAGAATAGTTTGATAAAG GAAGAGTTAACGCGTTTATGTGGGCCAGATGCTGTGTCTAAGCTAGAGAGCAACGGCAATGCCACTCATGAGGAAGCTAGTTAA
- the LOC107759670 gene encoding G-box-binding factor 1 isoform X1, with product MGAGEESTPTKPSKPASTQETQTTPSYPDWSSSMQAYYSAGATPPFFASPVASPAPHPYLWGGQHPLMPPYGTPVPYPALYPPAGVYAHPNMAAVIKLQTPNTVQANLESNGKDPEGKDRSTNKKLKASSGGKAGDGGKVASGSGNDGATQSDDSRSEGTSDTNDENDNHEFAASKKGSFDQMLADGASAQNNPTTANYQTSMHANPVTVHATNLNIGMDVWNASSAGPGAIIIQPNVNGPVIGHEGRMNDQWVQDERELKRQKRKQSNRESARRSRLRKQAECEELQRRVEALSSENHSLKDELQRLSEECEKLTSENSLIKEELTRLCGPDAVSKLESNGNATHEEAS from the exons ATGGGAGCTGGGGAAGAGAGCACCCCTACAAAGCCTTCAAAACCGGCTTCAACTCAG GAGACACAAACTACACCCTCATATCCTGATTGGTCAAGCTCTATGCAG GCTTATTATAGCGCTGGAGCTACTCCTCCCTTCTTTGCCTCACCTGTTGCTTCTCCTGCTCCCCACCCATACTTATGGGGAGGCCAG CATCCTCTTATGCCTCCTTATGGGACTCCAGTCCCATATCCAGCTTTATATCCTCCTGCCGGAGTTTATGCTCATCCTAACATGGCCGCGGTAATCAAGCTT CAGACTCCAAACACAGTGCAGGCAAACCTTGAATCAAACGGGAAGGATCCTGAAGGAAAGGATCGGAGTACAAACAAAAAGTTAAAGGCCAGTTCTGGTGGCAAGGCGGGCGACGGCGGGAAAGTTGCTTCAGGTTCTGGAAATGATGGTGCCACACAAAG TGATGACAGCAGAAGTGAAGGTACATCAGatacaaatgatgaaaatgatAACCAC GAATTTGCTGCAAGCAAGAAGGGAAGCTTTGATCAAATGCTTGCCGATG GAGCCAGTGCGCAGAATAATCCCACAACAGCGAATTACCAGACCTCTATGCATGCAAATCCTGTCACTGTGCATGCAACTAACCTAAATATTGGAATGGATGTGTGGAATGCATCATCTGCCGGTCCTGGAGCGATCATAATACAGCCAAATGTGAATGGTCCAGTTATAGGACATGAAGGAAGGATGAATGATCAATGGGTTCAg GACGAACGTGAACTTAAAAGACAAAAGAGAAAGCAATCTAATAGGGAGTCAGCTAGGAGGTCAAGGCTACGCAAGCAG GCTGAGTGTGAAGAGCTGCAGCGTAGGGTAGAAGCTTTGAGCAGCGAGAATCATTCACTCAAAGATGAGCTCCAACGGCTCTCTGAGGAATGTGAGAAGCTTACCTCAGAGAATAGTTTGATAAAG GAAGAGTTAACGCGTTTATGTGGGCCAGATGCTGTGTCTAAGCTAGAGAGCAACGGCAATGCCACTCATGAGGAAGCTAGTTAA
- the LOC107759670 gene encoding G-box-binding factor 1 isoform X3, protein MGAGEESTPTKPSKPASTQETQTTPSYPDWSSSMQAYYSAGATPPFFASPVASPAPHPYLWGGQHPLMPPYGTPVPYPALYPPAGVYAHPNMAAQTPNTVQANLESNGKDPEGKDRSTNKKLKASSGGKAGDGGKVASGSGNDGATQSDDSRSEGTSDTNDENDNHEFAASKKGSFDQMLADGASAQNNPTTANYQTSMHANPVTVHATNLNIGMDVWNASSAGPGAIIIQPNVNGPVIGHEGRMNDQWVQDERELKRQKRKQSNRESARRSRLRKQAECEELQRRVEALSSENHSLKDELQRLSEECEKLTSENSLIKEELTRLCGPDAVSKLESNGNATHEEAS, encoded by the exons ATGGGAGCTGGGGAAGAGAGCACCCCTACAAAGCCTTCAAAACCGGCTTCAACTCAG GAGACACAAACTACACCCTCATATCCTGATTGGTCAAGCTCTATGCAG GCTTATTATAGCGCTGGAGCTACTCCTCCCTTCTTTGCCTCACCTGTTGCTTCTCCTGCTCCCCACCCATACTTATGGGGAGGCCAG CATCCTCTTATGCCTCCTTATGGGACTCCAGTCCCATATCCAGCTTTATATCCTCCTGCCGGAGTTTATGCTCATCCTAACATGGCCGCG CAGACTCCAAACACAGTGCAGGCAAACCTTGAATCAAACGGGAAGGATCCTGAAGGAAAGGATCGGAGTACAAACAAAAAGTTAAAGGCCAGTTCTGGTGGCAAGGCGGGCGACGGCGGGAAAGTTGCTTCAGGTTCTGGAAATGATGGTGCCACACAAAG TGATGACAGCAGAAGTGAAGGTACATCAGatacaaatgatgaaaatgatAACCAC GAATTTGCTGCAAGCAAGAAGGGAAGCTTTGATCAAATGCTTGCCGATG GAGCCAGTGCGCAGAATAATCCCACAACAGCGAATTACCAGACCTCTATGCATGCAAATCCTGTCACTGTGCATGCAACTAACCTAAATATTGGAATGGATGTGTGGAATGCATCATCTGCCGGTCCTGGAGCGATCATAATACAGCCAAATGTGAATGGTCCAGTTATAGGACATGAAGGAAGGATGAATGATCAATGGGTTCAg GACGAACGTGAACTTAAAAGACAAAAGAGAAAGCAATCTAATAGGGAGTCAGCTAGGAGGTCAAGGCTACGCAAGCAG GCTGAGTGTGAAGAGCTGCAGCGTAGGGTAGAAGCTTTGAGCAGCGAGAATCATTCACTCAAAGATGAGCTCCAACGGCTCTCTGAGGAATGTGAGAAGCTTACCTCAGAGAATAGTTTGATAAAG GAAGAGTTAACGCGTTTATGTGGGCCAGATGCTGTGTCTAAGCTAGAGAGCAACGGCAATGCCACTCATGAGGAAGCTAGTTAA
- the LOC107759670 gene encoding G-box-binding factor 1 isoform X2, producing the protein MGAGEESTPTKPSKPASTQETQTTPSYPDWSSSMQAYYSAGATPPFFASPVASPAPHPYLWGGQHPLMPPYGTPVPYPALYPPAGVYAHPNMAAVIKLTPNTVQANLESNGKDPEGKDRSTNKKLKASSGGKAGDGGKVASGSGNDGATQSDDSRSEGTSDTNDENDNHEFAASKKGSFDQMLADGASAQNNPTTANYQTSMHANPVTVHATNLNIGMDVWNASSAGPGAIIIQPNVNGPVIGHEGRMNDQWVQDERELKRQKRKQSNRESARRSRLRKQAECEELQRRVEALSSENHSLKDELQRLSEECEKLTSENSLIKEELTRLCGPDAVSKLESNGNATHEEAS; encoded by the exons ATGGGAGCTGGGGAAGAGAGCACCCCTACAAAGCCTTCAAAACCGGCTTCAACTCAG GAGACACAAACTACACCCTCATATCCTGATTGGTCAAGCTCTATGCAG GCTTATTATAGCGCTGGAGCTACTCCTCCCTTCTTTGCCTCACCTGTTGCTTCTCCTGCTCCCCACCCATACTTATGGGGAGGCCAG CATCCTCTTATGCCTCCTTATGGGACTCCAGTCCCATATCCAGCTTTATATCCTCCTGCCGGAGTTTATGCTCATCCTAACATGGCCGCGGTAATCAAGCTT ACTCCAAACACAGTGCAGGCAAACCTTGAATCAAACGGGAAGGATCCTGAAGGAAAGGATCGGAGTACAAACAAAAAGTTAAAGGCCAGTTCTGGTGGCAAGGCGGGCGACGGCGGGAAAGTTGCTTCAGGTTCTGGAAATGATGGTGCCACACAAAG TGATGACAGCAGAAGTGAAGGTACATCAGatacaaatgatgaaaatgatAACCAC GAATTTGCTGCAAGCAAGAAGGGAAGCTTTGATCAAATGCTTGCCGATG GAGCCAGTGCGCAGAATAATCCCACAACAGCGAATTACCAGACCTCTATGCATGCAAATCCTGTCACTGTGCATGCAACTAACCTAAATATTGGAATGGATGTGTGGAATGCATCATCTGCCGGTCCTGGAGCGATCATAATACAGCCAAATGTGAATGGTCCAGTTATAGGACATGAAGGAAGGATGAATGATCAATGGGTTCAg GACGAACGTGAACTTAAAAGACAAAAGAGAAAGCAATCTAATAGGGAGTCAGCTAGGAGGTCAAGGCTACGCAAGCAG GCTGAGTGTGAAGAGCTGCAGCGTAGGGTAGAAGCTTTGAGCAGCGAGAATCATTCACTCAAAGATGAGCTCCAACGGCTCTCTGAGGAATGTGAGAAGCTTACCTCAGAGAATAGTTTGATAAAG GAAGAGTTAACGCGTTTATGTGGGCCAGATGCTGTGTCTAAGCTAGAGAGCAACGGCAATGCCACTCATGAGGAAGCTAGTTAA
- the LOC107759671 gene encoding scarecrow-like protein 15, translating into MKVPFSSNDNVSSKPLISNNNNNNLQNATFPAATNGPNLCYEPKSVLELRRSPSPIVEKQVITNPDFSALCGGDDPLQLGDHVLSNFEDWDSLMRELGLQDDSASLSKSNPQLSLTQSESLTQFHNLSEFSADSTQFPTSDFSFSENFPQQFQSVNQGNYINALDLSGDIHQNNWNVGFDYVDELIRFTECFETNAFQLAHVILARLNQRLRSAAGKPLQRAAFYFKEALQAQLAGSTRQTRPASSSDVIQTIKSYKIFSNISPIPMFSSFTANQAVLEAVDGSMLVHVIDFDIGLGGHWASFMKELADKAECRKANAPVLRITALVPEEYAVESRLIRENLTQFARELNIGFEIDFVLIRTFELLSFKAIKFMDGEKTAVLLSPAIFRRIGSGFVNDLRRISPNMVVHVDSEGLMGYGTASFRQTVIDGLEFYSTLLESLEAANIGGGNCGDWMRKIENFVLFPKIVEMVAAVGRRGGGSWKDAMVAAGFRPVGLSQFADFQADCLLGRVQVRGFHVAKRQAEMLLCWHDRALVATSAWRC; encoded by the coding sequence ATGAAAGTGCCCTTTTCCTCTAATGACAACGTGAGTTCAAAACCATTGAttagcaataacaacaacaacaatctccAGAACGCTACTTTTCCGGCCGCCACCAACGGCCCTAACTTGTGCTACGAGCCCAAATCAGTCCTCGAACTCCGCCGCAGCCCCAGCCCTATCGTCGAGAAGCAGGTGATAACAAATCCCGATTTCTCCGCCCTTTGCGGCGGCGACGATCCTCTCCAGCTAGGAGATCATGTTCTGAGCAACTTCGAAGATTGGGATTCTTTGATGAGAGAACTTGGGTTACAAGACGATTCTGCTTCACTTTCAAAATCTAACCCTCAACTCAGCCTTACACAAAGCGAGTCGCTGACTCAGTTCCATAACCTCTCCGAATTCTCAGCTGACTCGACTCAGTTCCCTacatctgatttttctttctccGAGAATTTCCCTCAGCAATTTCAATCGGTGAATCAGGGAAATTACATTAACGCCCTTGATCTCTCCGGTGATATCCACCAGAATAATTGGAACGTAGGATTTGATTACGTGGATGAGCTCATTCGTTTCACTGAATGTTTCGAAACCAACGCTTTCCAGCTCGCACATGTGATACTGGCACGGCtcaatcaacggctcagatccgcCGCCGGAAAACCTCTTCAACGAGCTGCCTTTTACTTCAAGGAAGCACTTCAAGCCCAACTCGCCGGGTCAACTCGACAGACTCGCCCTGCCAGCTCATCCGACGTGATTCAGACCATCAAATCCTACAAAATTTTCTCAAACATATCTCCAATCCCTATGTTCTCCAGCTTCACGGCGAACCAAGCCGTACTCGAGGCAGTCGACGGCTCGATGCTAGTCCACGTCATCGACTTCGACATCGGACTCGGAGGCCACTGGGCTTCCTTCATGAAAGAGTTAGCCGATAAAGCCGAGTGTCGTAAAGCCAACGCGCCGGTTCTTCGAATTACGGCTCTAGTCCCTGAAGAGTACGCTGTGGAATCGAGGTTAATCAGAGAAAATTTAACACAATTTGCTCGTGAACTCAATATCGGTTTCGAAATAGATTTTGTTCTAATTCGAACTTTCGAGTTGTTATCCTTCAAAGCAATAAAGTTCATGGACGGGGAGAAGACAGCGGTGCTTTTATCCCCCGCTATCTTCCGGCGGATCGGGTCAGGGTTTGTTAACGACCTCCGTCGTATTTCCCCTAACATGGTGGTACACGTGGACAGCGAAGGGCTGATGGGTTACGGAACCGCGTCGTTTCGTCAGACGGTGATTGATGGGTTGGAATTTTACTCTACGTTGCTGGAATCACTAGAAGCAGCAAATATCGGTGGCGGGAATTGTGGGGATTGGATGAGGAAAATTGAGAATTTCGTGCTGTTTCCGAAGATAGTGGAGATGGTGGCGGCAGTAGGGCGGCGAGGAGGTGGCTCGTGGAAGGATGCGATGGTGGCTGCCGGATTCCGGCCGGTGGGATTAAGCCAGTTTGCGGATTTTCAAGCGGATTGTTTGTTGGGGAGAGTACAGGTTAGGGGATTCCACGTGGCGAAGAGACAAGCGGAGATGTTGCTGTGCTGGCATGATAGGGCCCTAGTAGCCACGTCAGCTTGGAGGTGTTAA